The genomic stretch GGCCTCCAGCTCCTCCAGGTAAGGCAGCGCGCGCTCGCTCCGCCCGGTGCGGAAGAACACGGTCAGCGCCACGCCGTACGAGATGCCCAGCCAGTGTGTGTACGGGTGTCTCTTCTGCTCCTCCACGGCCTGCACAATGAGCTCCTCGGCGCGGCCCAGCTCGTCGCAGAGCTCCAGCCCGTACGCCAGTCCACCCTTGGCCACCGCGATCAGGTCACCCGGCACCCCGGACAGGTCCAGCGCGAGCAGCCGCTCGTGCCAGCCGACACTCTCCCCCAGGTCGCCGCGTACGGCCAGGATCGACAGGGCCGCGCGGGCCAGGCGCAGGCCGAGCACCGGATCACGGGACTCCACCGCCCAGTCCACCGCGATGCGGCAGTCGTCGAGCAGGCCGCGGCCCCTGGCGAAATGCGGGAACCGCTTGCTCCACGGCATCCGCCGATCCAGGGAGCCCCCCTCGTAGCAGCGCTCCATCTCCTCGCAGATCACCCGCAGGTGGCGGGCGCGCAGCCGGGCGTCCTCACCGGCCTCGGACAGCCGCTCGGCGGCGTATTGCCTGATGGTCTCCAGCATCCGGTAGCCGCCGCCGGCGTCGTGGTGGAGCACGAGCGACTTGTCCACCAGGCCGCTGAGCAGGTCGAGCAGCTCCGCCTTGCGCAGGATGCCGCCGTCGGCGCACACCCGCTCGGCCAGGCCGAGATCGAACAGGCCGGCGAACACCGACAACCGGCGCAACAACACGCGTTCCTTGGGCTGGAGCAGGTCGTGGCTCCACTCGACGGTCGCCAGGAGGGTGCGCTGCCGGGGCGGCGCGGTGCGGTCGCCGGTGGTGAGCAGGCCGAACCGGTTGCCGAGGCGGTCGGCGATGCGGCCCGGGCTCAGCAGGCTGGTGCGGGCCGCCGCCAGCTCCAGCGCCAGCGGCAGGCCGTCGAGCGCGCGGCACAGGCGTACGACGTCCTCCATGCTCGCGGTCACCTCGCGGGCGCCGGCCGCCGCCGCCCGTTCGACGAAGAGCAGCACGGACTCGGCGTCCTGATGGTGCTCGTCGGGCAGCTCGAGCGGCGGCACCCGCCACACCAGCTCGCCCGGGATCCGCAGCGGCTCGCGGCTGGTGAGCAGGAACCGCAACCACGGGCACTCGGCGATCAGGCCGGCGACCAGTTGCGCGCAGCGCTCCACCAGGTGCTCGCAGTTGTCCAGGAGGATCAGCGCCCTGGCCTCGCGCAGGCGTACGCGCAGGCCGTCGAGGAGCCGGCCGGGGATCTCGTCGCGGACGCCGAGCACCTCGGCCATCTCGTTGACGATCAGCTCGGGGTCGCCGATGCGGCCCAGCTCGACCAGCCACACACCGTCGGCGAACCAGGGCACCGCCCGCGCCGCCACACGCAGCGACAGGCGGGTCTTCCCGATGCCGCCCACTCCGCACAGCGTGACCACCCGATGCTGCCGGACGAGCGCGCTGAGCTCGGCCACGTCGCGCGCGCGTCCGACGAAGCGGTTGGGCTCGGCTGGGAGGTTGTGCGCGGTCATGTAAGCCCAAGTGGTCGCGAGGGGATCACCTTCCCCCTTATCCTCCCCCGTCCAAAGGCTGGATGCGATCACTTTCCGTGGAGAGTCCGCGACTGTTCGGATACATGCTGAGGTCTGCGGCGCCCATGACGATCCGGACCCGGGACTCCTCCGCCGCCTCCAGCGCGTGCGGGAGGTCGGAGATCAGCACGCGGGCCCGGCTGGCCTCGATGCGCTCATGAAGTGCGTACGGGTCGAGCTCGGTGGGCACCGGCCAGGCCACACCGCCCACCGCGATCACGGCGTCGGCCGCCACGAGCAGGTCAGGACCGACCGGCAGGCAGATGAGCACGGTGTCGCCCGCCCGCACGCCCCTGCGCCGCAGCTGGATGATCGCGACGGCGGACCTCTCGTCCAGTTGCTCCTCGGTGAGCCTCAGGCCCGTGTCGGAGTCCACGATGACGATGCGCTCATCCATGCCGCCCACGGTAGGGAGGGCGTCTCGTGCGTACATGGGGCGGAATATGCAGATGCCTATGCAGAAGAATTCGAAGAATGTTCTGCGGCCCACACCGCGATCTGCGCGCGGGAGGAGTAGCCCAGCTTTTCCATGATGTTGGCGATATGCCGGGCGACCGTGGCCGGGCTGATCACCAGCTCTTCCGCGATGGCCCTGTTGGACAGGCCACGGGTGAGCAGGCCGGCGATCTCCTGCTCGCGGGCGGTCAGCAGCGAGGGTTTGACGGGCGCGGCGGCCGCCGGCCTCTCGGGCGCCGCACGTTCGCCCTCCAGCACGTGGCGGGCGGCGTCGTCGGGGCTCATCACCCGGCCCCGCGACCACAGCGACATGGCGCGGCCCTCGCCCAGCTTGGCACGGGCCCTGCCGAGCAGCTCCTCGATCCTGGTCGTGGCCGAATGTTGCCCGATGGACTCGCGTAGCGCGGACGCCGCCGCGGCGGCCAGCACGGCGCCCTCCAGGTCCCCTTCCTGCTCCGCCAGCACTGACAACCCCACGAGACAGCGGGCCACACCCTGGCGTTGCCCGGCCTCCCTGCTCAGCGCGAGGCTCGCGGCCAGCCGCTCCCTGGCGGCGCCGAAGTCGTGCAGCATCGCCGCGATCCGGCCCGTCCTGGCCAGGCAGCGCCCGAGGTCGACGTCGCCCCCCAGCTCGCGCAGCCACGGGACGGCCATCGCGTAGTGACTCTCGGCCGCGACCAGGTCACCGCGGGCCTCGGCCACCGCGCCGAGCTGGGCCGCGGTCCTGGCCATGATCCAGCGGTGGCCGTGCTCGCGGGCCCGGGCGAGCGCCTCTTCGCCGTGCCGCTGCGCCTCCCGCAACCGGCCGCGCATCAGAGCCACCGCCGACAGCCCGGCCAGCCCCACGGCCTGGTTCCACGCGTCGCCGCAGCGGGTGGCGATGGCCAGGCTCTCCTCCGCGTAGCCCAGCGCCTCGTCGGCCCGGCCCATGCGAAGCAGCACCGTCACGATGATGTTGAGCATGACGCAGCGCGGGAACTGGTGGGCCGGCGACATGCCGGCCAGGCTCTCCTCGGCCACCTCCAGCGCGCGGCCCAGCTCGTCACGCGCCGTCAAGCCATAGGCGAGGTACGCCTTGACGTACGCGATCTGCTCGGCGGGCACGCGGGAAAGATCGAGCGAGAGCAGCCGCTCGGTCCAGCTGACGATCTCCGTCAGGCCGCCGGCCCGCAGCAGCCCGATGCTGGTGGCGCAGAGGCGCAGACCCAGTGACACGTTCCCGGACTCGACGGCCCAGTCGAGCGCCGCCCGCTGGTCGTCGAGCAGGTTCCTGCCCGCGGTCAGGGCACGCAGCCGCGCGGGCCACGGCACGCCCTGCTCGATCATCTCGGTCACGAAGTGGCGTGCCTGCAACTCGCAGAGCACGCGAAGGTGCCGCTCGCGGAGGAGCTCGCGCTCCCCGGCCTGCTGGAGGCGATCGACCGCGTAGCGCTTGATCGTCTCCAGCAGCCAGTAGCGCGTGCGGCTCTCGTCGCACAACACGAGCGACTTGTCGACGAGGCTCCCGAGCAGGTCGACGATCTCCGCGGGTGAGAGGGGCTGATCGGCGCAGACCTGCTCGGCCAGCTCCAGATCGAAGGCGCCGGCGAACGCCGACAACCGGCGCAGCAGCACCTGCTCCTTGGTCGACAGCAGGTCGTAGCTCCACTCGACGGCCGCCAGCAGCGTGCGTTGCCGGGCGGGGGCGGTACGGCCGCCCGTGGTGAGCAGCGAGAAACGATCGTCGATGCGGTCGGCGATCTGCCCGGGATTGAGCAGGCTGGTGCGGGCCGCCGCCAGCTCCAGCGCCAGCGGCAGCCCGTCGAGCGCCCGGCACAGGCGTACGACATCAGGCAGGCTGTCCGGCCCGAGGCGGGTGCCCGCGGCCGCCGCCCGGTCCAGGAACAGCTGGACGGACTCGGCATCGGCGCTCTCGGCGTCGGGCAGGTCGAGCGGCGGCACCCGCCAGATCAGCTCGCTGGCGATGCGCAGCGGCTCCCTGCTGGTGGCCATGACGCTCAGCCGCGGGCACGAGGCCACCAGGCCGGCCGTCACCTCGGCGCACACGTCGATCAGGTGCTCGCAGTTGTCGAGCACCAGCAGGCAGCGCAGGTCGCGCAGCCTGGCCGTCACGGTGTCGAGCAGCGGCCGGTTGGCCTCCGCGCGGATCCGCAGGACGCGGGCGATCTCCGGCACGACGAGCTCGGCGCGGCCGAGCCTGGCCATCTCGATCAGCCAGACTCCGTCGGCGAAGCTCGGCAGCAGCCCCGCGGCGACCCGCAGGGCCAGCCGGGTCTTGCCGATGCCGCCGACGCCGCACAGGGTCACGACGCGCGCCTGACCGAACAGCCCGCCGAGGTCTTCGAGGTCGCGTTCGCGGCCGACGAACCGGTTGGGCTCTGCGGGGAGATTGTGCCTGGGGGGCTCTGGCATGCGGTCACCCTGCGTCGTTGAAGGATCACCCTTTTGCACAGTGTTACACAGCCCGGCGAAGCTCACGATGCTCATGAGGGAGCCCGCTACCGTGAGAGCCTCAGAGGTGGCCCTCCCGGACGTGAAGGGCCTCAGGAAGGGCCTGTCACAGGCCGAGCGAGCTCCGGCCTTTCACAGGCCGAGCGAGCTCACGACCGCTCTCTCGTCCACGACGCGCAGGATGGGGTCGCCGAGCAGGCGTCTGGCCAGATCGTACGGTGCGACGATCATGGTGGCCCTGCGCTCCTCTGCCAGCACGCGGCACGCGATCACGCTCGGGTCGTGGGCGAGCACCACGTGGGCGCCGGCCATCATCGCCAGATCCATCACCCGCAGGCCCGTGAACGGCTCGCTGACCGCGCTGATCACGACGTCGTCCTTGCCGATCGCCAGGCGGGCGGCCAGCCTGCGCAGGTCGCCGGCCAGCTCGATGTGGTCGAACACGCGCACGCCGTCGAGCGTGACCGCCGGCCCCGCGAGCGGCCCGAACTCCACGCCCTTGCTGAGCAACAGCTCGCCGAACGGCCTGACGCCCGGCCCCGGCCGGACGGAGAAGACCCGGTCCACCTGCACGGCGAGCGGGTCGTAGTCGCGCGATGTGATCATCATGCGGGCCTTGCCGGTGGACGCGAGCATCGAGACCCCGCCGGCCCAGGCGACGGAGTGGACCACGACAGGCAGAGACACACCGAGCGAAACGTCGACGATCACGTGCTCGCCCTGCTGGAGGCCGTTGCGGCGCAGGCCCGCCGCGGCGCGCGTGACGCGGCGCACGAACGCGGCGTACGACAACACCTCACCGGTCCTGACGTCGCTCACCGCGGGCTGGTCACCTTTCGTCGGCGCCGACGTCATAACCAGCTCTGTCCACGTCATGCCGACAATGTAAGGACCGGGCCAGGACTTGCCATGCGTACAATTGTGCAACCCGCTATGTAGCTGCAGGCCAGAGCGCCGCGCCTGAGCCGCCGGTTGACCATGGACGACGTGGCCAGGCACGCCGGGCCGACCGGATCGACACTCACACTTACGCTCGCCGTCACCTCGCGCCGCTCTGGCCATCAGAGGGGATCAACTAGACTTATACGGTCGCGACTTCGCGCGGCGGCCCCACGACACAGAGCGAGACGTCATCATGCCTTTGAACAGCCGCGACGACCTGCGGAACATCGCGATCATCGCGCACGTCGACCATGGCAAGACCACGCTGGTCGACGCCATGCTCTGGCAGTCCGGGGCTTTCCGCGCCAATCAGGATGTCGACGACCGCGTCATGGACTCCAACGACCTGGAGCGCGAGAAGGGCATCACCATTCTCGCGAAGAACACCGCAGTCCAGCACGGCGGCATGACCATCAACATCATCGACACCCCCGGCCACGCCGACTTCGGTGGCGAGGTCGAGCGCGGGCTGTCCATGGTCGACGGCGTCGTGCTGCTGGTGGACGCCTCGGAGGGTCCGCTGCCGCAGACCCGCTTCGTGCTGCGCAAGGCGCTGTCCGCGAAGATGCCGGTCATCCTCTGCATCAACAAGGTCGACCGCCCCGACGCCCGCATCAAGGACGTCGTGGACGAGGTCTACGAGCTGTTCATGGATCTCGACGCCACCGAGGAGCAGATCGACTTCCCGATCGTCTACGCCTCCGCGAAGGCCGGCCGGGCCTCGATGAACCGCCCCGACGACGGCGGCATGCCCGACTCGGAGGACCTGGAGCCACTGTTCGACATCATCAAGTCGACCATCCCGGCGCCGATGTACGACCCGAGCGCCCCGCTGCAGGCCCACGTGACCAACCTCGACGCGTCCTCCTACCTCGGCCGCATCGCGCTCTGCCGCATCCACCAGGGTGTCATGCGCAAGGGCCAGCAGGTGGCCTGGTGCCGCACCGACGGCACGATCCAGAGAGTCAAGATCACCGAGCTGCTCATGACCGAGGCGCTGGAGCGCAAGCCGGCCGAGGAGGCGGGCCCCGGCGACATCATCGCCATCGCCGGCATCCCCGAGATCATGATCGGCGAGACGCTGGCCGACCCGGAGGACCCGCGCCCGCTGCCGCTGATCACGGTGGACGAGCCGGCCATCTCGATGACGATCGGCACCAACACCTCGCCACTGGTGGGCAAGACCAAGGGCGCCAAGGTCACCGCCCGCATGGTCAAGGACCGCCTTGAGAAGGAGCTGGTCGGCAACGTGTCACTGCGCGTGCTGCCGACCGAGCGGCCCGACGCCTGGGAGGTGCAGGGCCGTGGCGAGCTGGCGCTGGCCATCCTCGTCGAGCAGATGCGCCGCGAGGGCTACGAGCTGACCGTCGGCAAGCCGCAGGTGGTCACCAAGGACATCGACGGCAAGGTGCACGAGCCCGTCGAGCGGCTCACGGTCGACTGCCCCGAGGAATACCTCGGCGCGGTGACGCAGCTGCTGGCCGTGCGCAAGGGCCGCATGGAGCACATGACGAACCACGGCACCGGCTGGATCCGGATGGAGTTCGTGGTGCCGGCGCGCGGCCTGATCGGCTTCCGTACCGAATTCCTGACCGAGACGCGCGGCACCGGCCTGGTGCACCACGTGTTCGACTCGTACGAGCCGTGGTTCGGCGAGCTGCGCACCCGTGCGAGCGGCTCGCTGGTGGCCGACCGGTCCGGTCCCGTGACCGCGTTCGCCATGCTCAACCTGCAGGAGCGCGGCACCCTGTTCGTCTCCCCCACCACCGAGGTCTACGAAGGCATGATCATCGGTGAGAACTCCCGGTCCGACGACATGGACGTCAACATCACCAAGGAGAAGAAGCTCACCAACATGCGCTCCTCCACCTCCGAGGAGACGGAGAAGGTGATCCCGCCGCGCGTGTTGTCGCTGGAGCAGGCGCTCGAATTCATCCGTGAGGACGAGTGCGTGGAGGTCACTCCGGATGCCGTACGCATCCGCAAGGTCGTGCTCGACGCCGCCACCCGCGGTCGCGCCGCCGCCCGCGCCAAGCGCGCGTGAAGTTTTTGCTTTTTGCCGAGCAAAGCACGGCACCGGGTAAGCCTGGAAAGTAAAGGACGGTCCCCATCGGCGGCTGCTCCCGTGTCACGTCGTAAAGAAAAGCTGTTATGGGAGCAGCTGTAATCACACCGTGACCGAATGCGATAGAACATTCTTGCACGCCGGAGAATCATCCAAATTGTGGGAAAGCTCCGGCTGACAATCGCGTTCGGGCTGGCGCTGGTGTCGTTGGGGGCGATCGTTTGGTGCACCGTTGCGGCCAGACCGGTAGCGGGCCCTGCGACGCTTAAGAGCACGCCGGCGCCCAACCCGTGGGTGGCCGCCGCCGCCCGTGCCGACCCCGACGTCGGCTGGGCCCGCAAGGCCACCACCGAGGTCCTGCTCACCAGGGCGGACACGGACGACCTGGAGTCGGTGCCCGAAGGGCGGATCGACCCCCGGCAGCGCCAGGTCAAGGTCACCGTCGTGCACCGGCTGCAGATGGCCCACGAGGACCCGCTCACCGAGGCGTTGCGCCATGGCAGCGGGTTCCCCGGGACGCTCCAGCAGGTCACGGACGCCGCGTTCGGCGCGGTCAAGGTGGACGGCCCCGGACTCGCGCCCACGACGCGCCTGGCTCCGATCCTCACCTCCGACACCGCGGACACCACGGCGACGTTCACGGTGACGCTGCTGCGCCAGCTGCCGCAGGAGCAACTGCTCGAGATCGACTTCAACGCCCCCAACGCCTTCCCGCTCATCGTCACCTCACGTACGATCGCCGTTCTGCCCGGCGAGTGGACGGTGCTCAGGCAGGAAGGCATCACGCCGCAGCGGGAGCAGGAGGAGCGGCTCGAGTTCGCCGTCGGGGCCTACCCGGTGAGCGTGACGCTGGCGCCGGACTCGCAGGGGTTCGCCGACGTGGCCGTCGAGGAGGACTTCTCCTGGGCCACCGCGCTCGGCGTGCTCACCGCGGTCGCGCTCGCCTTCTTCCTGCTGCGCTCGCTCGGCCGGGGCTGGTGGGAGCGGCTGCCCAACAGGGAGCTCGTCGTGGGGCTCGCGCTGGCCGCGCCCACGCTGCTGATCCCGCTGTTCGCCGAGGAGTGGTCGGCGATCGCGTACGTGATCCTCTTCGTGGCCGTGCCCGCGCTCGTGTTGCGGCACTCCGGACGGGTGCTGCCCACCAGCCCGCCGTGGAACACCCGCGACCTGCTGATCGTGACCGGGCTCGGGGTAGTGGTCGGGCTCGGGATGCTCAGCTGGTCGTGGCTGCACGGGCAACTGTCCGGCCAGGCCCTGCTGGCCGGCGGGGCGGTGGCGGCACTCGCGGCGGCCGGGTCGGCGATCGCGTTCAGCGTGGACCTCGGGGTCAGGCTGGTGATCGTACGGCTGGCCGTGTTGTCGGCCGAGGCCGCGATCGGGCTGCTGGCGCTGGCGCTGTGGTTGCGGGCGCTGCTGGACGGGGTGTACCCGCCCGACAGCACCCGGCTGGTACTGGCGCTGGGCTGGGCCATGATCCCGATCGCCGCCATTGCCGTGGCCACCAAGCAGTGGAGCCGCGGCGCGGTCGTGGGCGCCGTGCTCGTCAGCCTGCTGGTGCAGGGGTGGCCGACCGAGTGGCTGGACGCCGGGTCATGGAGCCTGGCCGTACCCCAGCCGGTGCCCGCGATCGGCAGCCTGCCGCTCGACCCGATCGTCCGCGGGGTGCTGGGGCTGCTCCTGCTGGGGTTCGTGATGCTCGTCCTGCGGCTGCGGCGGCTCGGCGGAGACCTGTCCGCGATCGGCAACCCGGTCGCCGAGTCCACCATGATCGCCGTGCTGATGGTGCTCTACATCACGCCGAGCGGCAGCACGACGCTGGCCGACATCGACGTGCCGCTGCCGCTGCTGGCGATCACCTCGATCGTCGCCTGGGCGACAGCCCGGTGGCTGCTCAGCGGGCCGCGCGCGGTGGTGGACGAACCTGTTACGCAGGAGCAGCACCGCCAGTTGATCAGGGCGGCCATCCACCGCCGCCTGCTGCTCCTGGCCGAGCAGGAGCTCTACCGCTTCGGGCGCGGCAGGATCGGCGCGGGCGACCTGTCGATGACCGACTTCGAGCAGCAGCGGACCGCTGTGGAGGCGGCGCTGCGCGCACACGGGCGGCACCCCGAGACCGCGTTCGCCACGGCCGCCGCCTGCACGCCCTGGCACAACGGCGTCCACGCCTTCACCGTCAGCCTGCTGCTGAGCCTGCCCTTCACGCTCGTGTACGGCCTGCCTGAAGGCGTGGACCTGACCACCTTCGTCTTCGACGGCCGCTACCTGATCACCTTGCCCGCGTTCGGCTTCCTGTTCGGCTACTTCTATCCGCGCATCCGCGGCACACAGCCGATGACCAAGGCCCTGCACCTCACGGCCGCCGCTCTGCTGACCGAACTGTCGGGGTATCTGTCGACGCTCGCGGAGCCGGACATCGGGGCGATGG from Nonomuraea polychroma encodes the following:
- a CDS encoding LuxR C-terminal-related transcriptional regulator, with product MTAHNLPAEPNRFVGRARDVAELSALVRQHRVVTLCGVGGIGKTRLSLRVAARAVPWFADGVWLVELGRIGDPELIVNEMAEVLGVRDEIPGRLLDGLRVRLREARALILLDNCEHLVERCAQLVAGLIAECPWLRFLLTSREPLRIPGELVWRVPPLELPDEHHQDAESVLLFVERAAAAGAREVTASMEDVVRLCRALDGLPLALELAAARTSLLSPGRIADRLGNRFGLLTTGDRTAPPRQRTLLATVEWSHDLLQPKERVLLRRLSVFAGLFDLGLAERVCADGGILRKAELLDLLSGLVDKSLVLHHDAGGGYRMLETIRQYAAERLSEAGEDARLRARHLRVICEEMERCYEGGSLDRRMPWSKRFPHFARGRGLLDDCRIAVDWAVESRDPVLGLRLARAALSILAVRGDLGESVGWHERLLALDLSGVPGDLIAVAKGGLAYGLELCDELGRAEELIVQAVEEQKRHPYTHWLGISYGVALTVFFRTGRSERALPYLEELEAAAEAHDDLFNLATARIAQLNLALFRGQVRYARRRGEEALALGRESGHHWTQARALTHLGAVDEADGDLEAAMAHHMAALSLLEDMDNRVELARCHAKIGRVAAGLGDYAAARRHVAAGLALSRQSGQRRGILRTLMALAALAQAQGDLEGAVLAAAAGTALRESIGQYGTPGRVQQLLAPARARLGEGRVALLWSRGVDSPPEDVAARVLAGDTAAVPPLRWPAATGSETAASPPSGLAGPRYYGLTSREQEIAALLTRGLSNRMIALELMISPATVAKHVANIMEKLGFTSRAQIAVWAAEHGLDAEEKAAREAGIERA
- a CDS encoding AMP-binding protein, producing MDERIVIVDSDTGLRLTEEQLDERSAVAIIQLRRRGVRAGDTVLICLPVGPDLLVAADAVIAVGGVAWPVPTELDPYALHERIEASRARVLISDLPHALEAAEESRVRIVMGAADLSMYPNSRGLSTESDRIQPLDGGG
- a CDS encoding LuxR C-terminal-related transcriptional regulator, whose translation is MPEPPRHNLPAEPNRFVGRERDLEDLGGLFGQARVVTLCGVGGIGKTRLALRVAAGLLPSFADGVWLIEMARLGRAELVVPEIARVLRIRAEANRPLLDTVTARLRDLRCLLVLDNCEHLIDVCAEVTAGLVASCPRLSVMATSREPLRIASELIWRVPPLDLPDAESADAESVQLFLDRAAAAGTRLGPDSLPDVVRLCRALDGLPLALELAAARTSLLNPGQIADRIDDRFSLLTTGGRTAPARQRTLLAAVEWSYDLLSTKEQVLLRRLSAFAGAFDLELAEQVCADQPLSPAEIVDLLGSLVDKSLVLCDESRTRYWLLETIKRYAVDRLQQAGERELLRERHLRVLCELQARHFVTEMIEQGVPWPARLRALTAGRNLLDDQRAALDWAVESGNVSLGLRLCATSIGLLRAGGLTEIVSWTERLLSLDLSRVPAEQIAYVKAYLAYGLTARDELGRALEVAEESLAGMSPAHQFPRCVMLNIIVTVLLRMGRADEALGYAEESLAIATRCGDAWNQAVGLAGLSAVALMRGRLREAQRHGEEALARAREHGHRWIMARTAAQLGAVAEARGDLVAAESHYAMAVPWLRELGGDVDLGRCLARTGRIAAMLHDFGAARERLAASLALSREAGQRQGVARCLVGLSVLAEQEGDLEGAVLAAAAASALRESIGQHSATTRIEELLGRARAKLGEGRAMSLWSRGRVMSPDDAARHVLEGERAAPERPAAAAPVKPSLLTAREQEIAGLLTRGLSNRAIAEELVISPATVARHIANIMEKLGYSSRAQIAVWAAEHSSNSSA
- a CDS encoding AMP-binding protein, whose protein sequence is MTWTELVMTSAPTKGDQPAVSDVRTGEVLSYAAFVRRVTRAAAGLRRNGLQQGEHVIVDVSLGVSLPVVVHSVAWAGGVSMLASTGKARMMITSRDYDPLAVQVDRVFSVRPGPGVRPFGELLLSKGVEFGPLAGPAVTLDGVRVFDHIELAGDLRRLAARLAIGKDDVVISAVSEPFTGLRVMDLAMMAGAHVVLAHDPSVIACRVLAEERRATMIVAPYDLARRLLGDPILRVVDERAVVSSLGL
- the typA gene encoding translational GTPase TypA, coding for MPLNSRDDLRNIAIIAHVDHGKTTLVDAMLWQSGAFRANQDVDDRVMDSNDLEREKGITILAKNTAVQHGGMTINIIDTPGHADFGGEVERGLSMVDGVVLLVDASEGPLPQTRFVLRKALSAKMPVILCINKVDRPDARIKDVVDEVYELFMDLDATEEQIDFPIVYASAKAGRASMNRPDDGGMPDSEDLEPLFDIIKSTIPAPMYDPSAPLQAHVTNLDASSYLGRIALCRIHQGVMRKGQQVAWCRTDGTIQRVKITELLMTEALERKPAEEAGPGDIIAIAGIPEIMIGETLADPEDPRPLPLITVDEPAISMTIGTNTSPLVGKTKGAKVTARMVKDRLEKELVGNVSLRVLPTERPDAWEVQGRGELALAILVEQMRREGYELTVGKPQVVTKDIDGKVHEPVERLTVDCPEEYLGAVTQLLAVRKGRMEHMTNHGTGWIRMEFVVPARGLIGFRTEFLTETRGTGLVHHVFDSYEPWFGELRTRASGSLVADRSGPVTAFAMLNLQERGTLFVSPTTEVYEGMIIGENSRSDDMDVNITKEKKLTNMRSSTSEETEKVIPPRVLSLEQALEFIREDECVEVTPDAVRIRKVVLDAATRGRAAARAKRA